One segment of Triticum aestivum cultivar Chinese Spring chromosome 2A, IWGSC CS RefSeq v2.1, whole genome shotgun sequence DNA contains the following:
- the LOC123184659 gene encoding uncharacterized protein, with product MPRQGPRVGDPSMHPEEGNVVIVTTPDMEANAASLVSLGAFIWLGGNMLSVSDAEIQEAIPEDIFALFDFPHHRDKVTTPGRFRHNGLDIHSSNWRLDAHCDVVQANYHVYLCIESTPLNAWSESVAAQVLGPETFIHYFNIANLRQEDATCIKLWAWSANPSSIPKVQNVTIA from the coding sequence ATGCCGCGCCAAGGGCCTCGCGTCGGTGACCCGTCCATGCACCCAGAGGAGGGGAACGTGGTGATCGTCACCACGCCGGACATGGAGGCCAACGCGGCGTCTCTGGTTTCCCTGGGCGCGTTCATCTGGCTCGGGGGGAACATGCTCTCGGTGAGCGATGCTGAGATCCAAGAAGCCATCCCTGAAGATATCTTTGCTCTGTTCGATTTTCCGCATCACCGCGACAAGGTCACGACCCCGGGGCGTTTTCGTCACAACGGCCTGGACATCCACTCCTCCAACTGGAGGCTGGACGCCCACTGCGACGTGGTTCAGGCCAACTACCACGTCTACCTCTGCATCGAAAGCACCCCGCTGAACGCGTGGTCAGAGTCCgtcgctgctcaagtgcttgggcCGGAGACATTCATCCACTACTTCAACATCGCAAATCTTCGTCAAGAGGACGCCACCTGCATCAAGCTTTGGGCGTGGTCTGCGAACCCCTCCTCCATCCCCAAGGTCCAGAACGTGACCATTGCTTGA